In one Hymenobacter sp. DG25B genomic region, the following are encoded:
- a CDS encoding glycoside hydrolase family 65 protein: MKDYLKTDEWRIIEEGFDPHLNKISESIFSLGNGRMGQRANFEEQYSGETLPGNYVAGVYYPDKTRVGWWKNGYPDYFAKVLNAANWIGIGVEIDGEELDLAKATVEDFRRVLNMQEGYLERTCTVLLSNGKRVKIKSKRFCSIVDDEVGVVQYSIKPVGFSGKATLTPFIDFDVKNQDANYDEKFWEEVSRSVQEQGAFVTARTRKTEFDVCTGMVFTLTQGGVEVKPHTHPIESEKYVAHIFTVNVLDGEETVLTKFAANISSENHERGVLQDVCRRAVQQARIKGFAAMLKEQAAAWAAKWAESDIIIEGDPAAQQAIRFNIFQLNQTYTGEDPRLNIGPKGFTGEKYGGSTYWDTEAYCLPFYLATADPQVARNLLLYRYKQLGKAIENGQKLGFTGGAALYPMVTMNGEECHNEWEITFEEIHRNGAIAFAIYDYVRYTGDESYLADYGVDVLVAISRFWAQRVNFSEEKGQYVMLGVTGPNEYENNVNNNWYTSTIALWTLEYTLHVLEKIQQENPGRYAALAMELKLDEQHDFAAWRDIMGNMFLPRDEKRGIMLQQEGYMDKEQILVQDLPAVDRPLNQKWSWDRILRSCFIKQADVLQGMFLLEERFDEDTIRRNFEFYEPRTVHESSLSPCVHAVLAARLGMQDKAYEMYLRTARLDLDDYNNDTEDGCHTTSMAGTWMAVVQGFGGMRVRNGELHFRPMLPAKWSGFSFRIRFRGAVLKVHVGREGVNIESDKPLTVHVNGQARQVG; encoded by the coding sequence ATGAAAGATTACCTGAAAACAGATGAGTGGCGGATTATTGAAGAAGGCTTCGATCCGCACCTGAATAAGATTTCCGAAAGCATTTTCTCGCTGGGCAACGGCCGCATGGGTCAGCGCGCCAACTTTGAGGAGCAGTATTCCGGCGAAACCCTGCCCGGCAACTACGTGGCCGGCGTGTATTACCCCGATAAAACCCGCGTGGGCTGGTGGAAAAACGGCTACCCCGACTACTTCGCCAAAGTGCTGAACGCCGCCAACTGGATTGGCATCGGCGTGGAGATTGACGGCGAAGAGCTGGACCTGGCCAAAGCCACCGTGGAAGACTTCCGCCGCGTGCTGAACATGCAGGAAGGCTACCTGGAGCGTACCTGCACGGTGCTGCTCAGCAACGGCAAGCGGGTGAAAATTAAATCGAAGCGTTTCTGCAGCATTGTGGACGACGAGGTAGGCGTGGTGCAGTACTCCATTAAGCCGGTGGGATTTTCGGGCAAAGCCACGCTCACGCCCTTCATCGACTTCGACGTAAAAAACCAGGACGCCAACTACGACGAGAAGTTCTGGGAAGAAGTAAGCCGCTCGGTGCAGGAGCAGGGCGCTTTCGTAACGGCCCGCACCCGCAAAACCGAGTTTGACGTGTGCACCGGCATGGTGTTCACGCTCACGCAGGGCGGGGTGGAGGTGAAGCCCCACACGCACCCCATTGAGAGCGAGAAGTACGTGGCGCACATCTTCACGGTGAATGTGCTGGACGGGGAGGAAACTGTGCTGACCAAGTTTGCCGCCAATATTTCCTCCGAAAACCATGAGCGGGGCGTGCTGCAGGATGTGTGCCGCCGCGCCGTGCAGCAGGCCCGGATCAAAGGGTTTGCCGCCATGCTGAAGGAGCAGGCCGCCGCCTGGGCCGCTAAGTGGGCCGAGAGTGACATCATCATTGAAGGCGACCCGGCCGCGCAGCAGGCTATCCGCTTCAACATCTTCCAGCTCAACCAGACCTACACCGGCGAAGACCCGCGCCTGAACATCGGCCCCAAAGGCTTTACCGGCGAGAAATACGGCGGCAGCACCTACTGGGACACCGAGGCCTACTGCCTGCCTTTCTACCTGGCCACGGCCGATCCGCAGGTGGCCCGTAACCTCTTGCTCTACCGCTACAAGCAGCTAGGCAAAGCCATTGAAAACGGCCAGAAGCTGGGCTTCACGGGCGGCGCCGCGCTGTACCCCATGGTGACCATGAACGGCGAAGAGTGCCACAACGAGTGGGAAATCACCTTCGAGGAGATTCACCGCAACGGGGCCATTGCCTTCGCCATTTATGACTACGTGCGCTACACCGGCGACGAGAGCTACCTGGCTGACTACGGCGTGGATGTGCTGGTGGCCATTTCCCGCTTCTGGGCGCAGCGCGTGAACTTCTCCGAGGAGAAAGGCCAGTATGTGATGCTGGGCGTAACCGGCCCCAACGAGTACGAAAACAACGTCAACAACAACTGGTACACCAGCACCATTGCCCTCTGGACGCTGGAGTACACGCTGCACGTACTGGAGAAAATTCAGCAGGAAAACCCCGGCCGCTACGCCGCGCTGGCCATGGAGCTGAAGCTGGATGAGCAGCACGACTTTGCCGCCTGGCGCGACATTATGGGCAATATGTTCCTGCCCCGGGATGAGAAGCGCGGTATTATGCTGCAGCAGGAAGGCTATATGGACAAGGAGCAGATTCTGGTACAGGACCTGCCCGCCGTAGACCGCCCCCTGAACCAGAAATGGTCTTGGGACCGGATCCTGCGCTCCTGCTTTATCAAGCAGGCCGATGTGCTGCAGGGCATGTTCCTGCTGGAAGAGCGGTTTGATGAAGACACCATCCGCCGCAACTTCGAGTTCTACGAGCCGCGCACCGTGCACGAGTCGTCCCTTTCGCCGTGCGTGCACGCGGTGCTGGCCGCCCGTTTGGGTATGCAGGACAAGGCCTACGAAATGTACCTGCGCACCGCCCGCCTCGACCTGGACGACTACAACAACGACACCGAGGACGGCTGCCACACCACCAGCATGGCCGGCACCTGGATGGCCGTAGTGCAGGGCTTTGGCGGCATGCGTGTGCGCAACGGCGAGCTGCACTTCCGGCCCATGCTGCCGGCCAAATGGTCGGGCTTCAGCTTCCGGATCCGCTTCCGCGGGGCCGTGCTGAAAGTACACGTGGGCCGCGAGGGCGTCAATATTGAATCTGACAAGCCGCTGACGGTGCATGTGAACGGCCAGGCCCGCCAGGTAGGCTAA
- a CDS encoding glycoside hydrolase family 13 protein, whose translation MRLSRFLPLALGLGFTALHAAPAPAATPASVIVAEATAAPVKKTAAITRIDPTFWWVGMKNPKLQLLVHGPGIAGSKVELSNYPGVTLEGFQKLESPNYLLVNLTISPEAKPGKLKLEFEGAKKTKYEYELRARTTPGDKSKVQGVTSADFIYMLMPDRFANGNPKNDIVKGMKVQRIARDSMYARHGGDLQGIENHFDYLKELGVTAIWPTPVVENDMPRASYHGYALTDYYAVDPRYGTNEEYVQFVQHAHQQGLKVIHDVVLNHMGSYNYLFLDQPAKDWFHQWPTFTRGNYRDGTVNDPYGSELDRKMFNTTWFDTTMPDPAQENPLVANYLIQNFIWWVEYTGLDGYRIDTYPYSNPQFLMQWGKAVLDEYPQLGMFGETWVQNAEGVAQQAFWSRNNFPAVNGFKSNLPGVTDFMMKYAIEDALTKEAGWAEGIAKIYYTAQGDWMYEDASRNVIFLDNHDMSRVFSVLGEDVKKQKMALTWLLTERGIPQLYYGTEILMKNFSNPDGLVRSDFPGGWAGDKHNAFTAAGRTPQEQDMFQHVSKLANYRKTHPALQTGKRMHFVPEGSVYTYFRYNDQGQSVMVVMNAGKEDKTIDTARFAERLQGYTSAQDIIGGTAVSDLKSLKVPAMTTLVLELKK comes from the coding sequence ATGCGACTTTCCCGCTTCCTGCCCTTAGCCCTTGGCCTGGGTTTCACCGCTCTGCACGCTGCCCCTGCGCCGGCCGCTACGCCTGCCAGTGTAATCGTGGCAGAAGCAACGGCCGCTCCGGTTAAAAAGACTGCCGCCATCACCCGCATCGACCCCACTTTCTGGTGGGTGGGTATGAAAAACCCTAAACTGCAGCTGCTGGTGCACGGCCCCGGCATTGCGGGCAGCAAAGTGGAGCTCAGCAACTACCCCGGCGTTACGCTGGAGGGCTTTCAGAAGCTGGAGAGCCCGAATTACCTCTTGGTGAACCTGACTATCAGTCCCGAAGCGAAGCCCGGCAAGCTGAAGCTGGAGTTCGAAGGCGCCAAAAAGACCAAATACGAGTACGAGCTGCGCGCCCGCACCACCCCCGGCGACAAGTCCAAGGTACAGGGCGTGACCAGCGCCGACTTTATCTACATGCTGATGCCCGACCGGTTTGCCAACGGCAACCCGAAGAACGACATCGTGAAAGGCATGAAGGTGCAGCGCATTGCCCGCGACTCCATGTATGCCCGCCACGGCGGTGATTTGCAGGGCATCGAAAACCACTTCGACTACCTGAAGGAGCTGGGCGTAACGGCCATCTGGCCCACGCCGGTAGTAGAAAACGACATGCCCCGGGCCAGCTACCACGGCTACGCCCTCACCGATTATTACGCCGTGGACCCCCGCTACGGTACTAATGAGGAGTACGTGCAGTTTGTACAGCACGCCCACCAGCAGGGCCTGAAAGTGATTCACGACGTGGTGCTCAACCACATGGGCAGCTACAACTACCTGTTCCTGGATCAGCCGGCCAAAGACTGGTTCCACCAGTGGCCCACCTTCACGCGCGGCAACTACCGCGACGGCACCGTGAACGACCCGTACGGCTCAGAGCTGGACCGTAAGATGTTCAACACCACGTGGTTTGATACCACCATGCCCGACCCGGCGCAGGAAAACCCGCTGGTGGCCAACTACCTCATTCAGAACTTTATCTGGTGGGTAGAATACACCGGCCTGGATGGCTACCGCATTGATACTTACCCCTACTCCAACCCGCAGTTCCTGATGCAGTGGGGCAAGGCCGTGCTGGACGAGTACCCCCAACTGGGCATGTTTGGCGAAACCTGGGTGCAGAACGCCGAGGGCGTGGCGCAGCAGGCCTTCTGGTCGCGCAACAATTTCCCGGCGGTAAACGGCTTCAAAAGCAACCTGCCCGGCGTCACGGACTTCATGATGAAGTATGCCATTGAAGACGCTCTGACGAAGGAAGCTGGTTGGGCCGAGGGCATTGCCAAAATCTACTACACCGCCCAAGGCGACTGGATGTACGAGGACGCCTCGCGCAACGTCATCTTCCTGGATAACCACGACATGAGCCGCGTTTTCTCGGTGTTGGGCGAGGACGTAAAAAAGCAGAAAATGGCCCTCACGTGGCTGCTCACGGAGCGCGGCATTCCGCAGCTGTACTACGGCACCGAGATTCTGATGAAGAACTTCTCCAACCCCGACGGCCTCGTGCGCTCCGACTTCCCCGGCGGCTGGGCCGGCGACAAGCACAACGCCTTCACGGCCGCCGGCCGCACGCCCCAGGAGCAGGACATGTTCCAGCACGTGAGCAAGCTGGCTAACTACCGCAAAACCCACCCCGCCCTGCAAACCGGCAAGCGCATGCACTTTGTGCCGGAGGGTAGCGTGTACACCTACTTCCGCTACAACGACCAGGGCCAGTCGGTGATGGTGGTGATGAACGCGGGCAAGGAAGACAAGACCATCGACACCGCCCGCTTTGCCGAGCGCCTGCAGGGCTACACCAGCGCGCAGGACATCATCGGCGGCACGGCCGTTTCTGACCTTAAATCCCTGAAAGTGCCGGCCATGACCACGCTGGTGCTGGAGCTTAAAAAATGA
- a CDS encoding SDR family oxidoreductase, whose translation MTDLTDQVAIVTGASRGIGRAISLLLAMQGARVVALARGANELKDVAHSQQILPLSADVTDEADAQQAVDIAMEHFGRLDILVCNAGVGSFGLLESFDAAEWDRIYNVNVKGTFLLCKAAVPHFKAQGRGHIVGVTSDVARRTFEHGSVYGSSKYAQDALLGSLRKEVRPFGIKVSTIFPGLVDTHFNNAQPGSPEVEHTHLRPSDIAQAVRYVLEAPAHVVVDELMIHPLTQQW comes from the coding sequence ATGACCGACCTCACCGACCAAGTAGCTATTGTAACGGGTGCCAGCCGCGGCATCGGGCGGGCCATTTCGCTGCTGTTGGCCATGCAGGGTGCCCGCGTGGTAGCTCTGGCCCGGGGCGCCAACGAGCTGAAAGACGTGGCCCATTCCCAGCAGATTCTGCCCCTGTCGGCGGACGTGACGGACGAGGCCGACGCCCAGCAGGCCGTGGACATTGCCATGGAGCACTTTGGCCGCCTGGATATTCTGGTGTGCAACGCCGGCGTGGGCAGCTTTGGCCTGCTCGAAAGCTTTGATGCCGCCGAGTGGGACCGTATTTACAATGTGAATGTGAAAGGCACGTTCCTGCTCTGCAAAGCCGCCGTGCCGCACTTTAAGGCGCAGGGGCGCGGGCATATTGTGGGCGTTACCTCGGATGTGGCGCGGCGCACCTTTGAGCACGGCTCGGTGTATGGTTCCAGCAAATACGCCCAGGATGCCCTGTTGGGCTCTTTGCGCAAAGAGGTGCGCCCGTTCGGCATTAAAGTCAGCACCATTTTCCCAGGGCTGGTCGATACCCATTTCAACAATGCCCAGCCCGGCAGCCCGGAGGTAGAACACACGCACCTGCGCCCTTCGGATATTGCCCAGGCCGTGCGCTACGTGCTGGAAGCCCCGGCCCACGTGGTGGTGGATGAGCTCATGATTCACCCGCTTACCCAGCAATGGTAA
- the pgmB gene encoding beta-phosphoglucomutase, translating into MATIKACLFDLDGVIVDTAKFHYQAWKSLADGLNIDFTEHHNERLKGVSRMRSLEIILEIGGVTMPEDEQVALATRKNEVYLEDVHRMTEADLLPGVRRFLEECRAAGLKTALGSASKNARLILERVQLLPLFDAIIDGTDVANAKPDPEVFLKGAEALGVAPEECVVFEDAVAGLEAARNGGMHCIGVGDATILSEADFVIPGFEEMTVARLQELKS; encoded by the coding sequence ATGGCAACAATCAAAGCCTGTCTCTTCGACCTCGACGGAGTTATCGTGGACACAGCTAAATTCCATTATCAGGCCTGGAAGTCATTGGCAGACGGGCTGAACATAGATTTTACCGAGCACCATAACGAGCGGCTGAAGGGCGTAAGCCGCATGCGTTCCTTGGAAATCATCCTCGAAATAGGTGGCGTAACCATGCCCGAGGACGAGCAGGTGGCCCTGGCTACCCGCAAAAACGAAGTGTACCTGGAAGACGTGCACCGTATGACCGAGGCCGACTTGCTGCCCGGTGTGCGCCGCTTCCTGGAAGAGTGCCGCGCTGCCGGCCTGAAAACGGCCCTGGGTTCCGCCTCTAAAAATGCCCGCCTCATTCTGGAGCGCGTGCAGTTGCTCCCTCTGTTCGATGCCATCATCGACGGTACTGACGTAGCCAACGCCAAGCCCGACCCCGAAGTGTTCCTGAAAGGCGCCGAGGCGCTGGGCGTTGCGCCCGAAGAATGCGTGGTGTTTGAAGACGCCGTAGCCGGCCTGGAAGCCGCCCGCAACGGCGGCATGCACTGCATTGGCGTGGGCGACGCTACCATTCTCAGCGAGGCTGATTTTGTGATTCCCGGCTTCGAAGAAATGACTGTAGCCCGCCTGCAGGAGCTGAAAAGCTAA
- a CDS encoding DUF1989 domain-containing protein has product MSSQLTIIPPRSGTSFLLKKGQRLKVVDIEGEQVSDFVCYNLADKAEYLSSGRTIDYAETILLTKGHPFYSNRSNVMFDLVEDTVGRHDFLLTPCSADTFRIIYGHTHPHRGCFGNLCAALEEHGIRPDAIPISFNIFMHVTVDGDTGRVAVLPPKSKAGDYVVLEARMDLLVGLTACSAEMSNNYAFKPIGYQIEG; this is encoded by the coding sequence ATGTCCTCCCAACTAACCATCATTCCGCCGCGTAGCGGCACTTCCTTTCTGCTCAAAAAAGGCCAGCGCCTGAAAGTGGTGGATATCGAAGGCGAACAGGTATCGGACTTTGTCTGCTACAACCTGGCCGACAAAGCCGAGTACCTTTCCTCGGGCCGCACCATTGACTATGCCGAAACCATTCTGCTGACCAAGGGCCACCCGTTCTACTCCAACCGCAGCAATGTGATGTTTGATCTGGTGGAAGATACCGTGGGCCGCCACGACTTCCTGCTCACGCCCTGCAGCGCCGATACATTCCGCATTATCTATGGCCACACCCACCCGCACCGGGGCTGCTTTGGCAACCTGTGCGCCGCGCTGGAGGAACACGGCATCCGTCCCGATGCTATTCCCATCAGCTTCAACATCTTCATGCACGTAACCGTGGATGGCGACACTGGCCGTGTGGCCGTGCTGCCGCCCAAAAGCAAAGCCGGCGACTACGTGGTGCTGGAAGCCCGCATGGATCTGCTGGTGGGCCTCACAGCGTGCTCCGCGGAAATGTCGAACAACTACGCCTTCAAGCCCATTGGCTACCAGATAGAAGGTTGA
- a CDS encoding alpha-amylase family glycosyl hydrolase, whose product MKKLLLPAAGALFALASFQLLSPAPAPRAVTSYQSDPNTTDEVPQDNKLVIYQMMTRLFGNKVATNKPYGTITENGVGKFNDINSVALQAIKKLGATHVWYTGVIEHATMTDYTKFGIALDDADVVKGRAGSPYAIKDYYDVDPDLAVNVKARMLEFEGLVKRTHANGLKVIIDFIPNHVARTYKSDAKPAGVVDLGEKDDKTKAFAVNNNFYYLPGQPLVVPAGNNPLGAQKGPKEDGKFAENPAKVTGNDVFSATPKVDDWFETIKLNYGVDYQHGRAKHFAPIPDTWLKMRDILVYWAKKDVDGFRCDMAEMVPVEFWAWVIPELKKVKPELVFIGEAYDAKTYKMYIEQGHFDYLYDKVGLYDGLRRLMRGEGNTEDITRVWREESRGFSSHMLRFLENHDEQRIASPDFAGDPKAAIPAMVVSATLGSGPVMLYFGQEVGEPANGAEGFSGNDGRSSIFDYWGVPNHQQWMNGGKFDGGKLDGGQKQLRDFYSRLLNLAGSSEAIRRGKFYELQDANNLGKDYDQRQVYTFLRYTDKQKLLIVANFSKDKTMRPTLRIPPQAFTAMGLDPNRVYAYQDLLNGMPATDNLTMTLTPQSAYIFEIQERH is encoded by the coding sequence ATGAAAAAGCTGTTATTGCCTGCTGCCGGTGCTTTGTTCGCACTGGCATCTTTTCAACTACTCTCCCCGGCCCCGGCGCCGCGTGCTGTGACTTCTTACCAATCTGACCCCAATACCACCGACGAGGTACCCCAGGACAATAAGCTGGTTATCTATCAGATGATGACCCGCCTCTTCGGGAACAAAGTAGCTACCAACAAGCCCTACGGCACCATCACGGAGAATGGCGTGGGTAAGTTCAACGACATCAACAGCGTAGCGCTGCAGGCTATTAAGAAGCTGGGCGCCACGCACGTATGGTACACCGGCGTGATTGAGCACGCCACCATGACGGACTATACCAAGTTCGGTATTGCCCTGGACGATGCCGACGTGGTAAAAGGCCGCGCCGGCTCGCCCTACGCCATTAAGGACTACTATGATGTGGACCCCGACCTGGCCGTGAACGTGAAAGCGCGCATGCTGGAGTTTGAGGGTCTGGTGAAGCGCACCCACGCCAACGGCCTGAAAGTTATTATTGACTTCATTCCCAACCACGTAGCCCGCACCTATAAGTCGGATGCCAAGCCCGCGGGTGTGGTAGACCTGGGGGAGAAGGACGACAAGACCAAGGCTTTTGCCGTCAATAACAACTTCTATTACCTGCCCGGGCAGCCCCTGGTAGTGCCCGCGGGCAATAACCCGTTGGGGGCGCAGAAAGGCCCGAAGGAAGACGGCAAATTTGCCGAGAACCCCGCCAAAGTAACCGGCAACGACGTGTTTTCGGCCACGCCCAAGGTAGACGACTGGTTTGAAACCATTAAGCTGAACTACGGTGTGGACTACCAGCACGGCCGCGCCAAGCACTTTGCGCCCATTCCGGATACCTGGCTGAAAATGCGCGATATACTGGTGTACTGGGCCAAAAAGGACGTGGACGGCTTCCGCTGCGACATGGCCGAGATGGTGCCCGTGGAGTTCTGGGCCTGGGTTATTCCGGAGCTCAAAAAGGTGAAGCCCGAGCTGGTGTTCATCGGCGAAGCCTACGACGCCAAGACGTACAAAATGTACATCGAGCAGGGCCACTTTGATTACCTCTATGACAAAGTAGGCCTCTACGACGGCCTGCGCCGCCTGATGCGCGGCGAGGGCAACACCGAGGACATTACCCGGGTGTGGCGCGAAGAAAGCCGCGGCTTCTCCTCCCACATGCTGCGCTTCCTGGAAAACCACGACGAGCAGCGCATTGCCTCCCCGGACTTTGCCGGCGACCCTAAAGCTGCTATTCCGGCCATGGTGGTATCGGCCACGCTGGGCTCGGGCCCCGTGATGCTGTACTTCGGGCAGGAAGTGGGCGAGCCCGCCAACGGGGCCGAGGGCTTCTCGGGCAACGATGGACGCTCCTCCATCTTTGATTACTGGGGTGTGCCTAACCACCAGCAGTGGATGAACGGCGGCAAGTTTGACGGTGGTAAGCTGGATGGTGGCCAGAAGCAGCTGCGCGACTTCTACAGCCGCCTGCTGAACCTGGCCGGCAGCAGCGAAGCCATTCGGCGCGGTAAGTTCTACGAGCTGCAGGACGCCAACAACTTGGGCAAAGACTACGACCAGCGGCAGGTGTACACCTTCCTGCGCTACACCGACAAGCAAAAGCTGCTCATTGTGGCCAACTTCAGCAAAGACAAAACCATGCGGCCCACGCTGCGCATTCCCCCGCAGGCCTTCACCGCCATGGGCCTCGACCCCAACCGCGTGTACGCCTACCAGGACCTGCTGAACGGCATGCCCGCCACCGATAACCTGACCATGACGCTCACGCCCCAGAGCGCCTATATCTTTGAGATACAGGAGCGCCACTAA
- the gntA gene encoding guanitoxin biosynthesis heme-dependent pre-guanitoxin N-hydroxylase GntA has protein sequence MTEEESNIATREYFEFIQNREFPCVAAKTALTWNQIKCLVVDHLACPKDDAAILEFIYDFVDTYRTADKLYHSAAIIFKGPENPTEAQFEEFFWQRLQAVSNLDSQRYGYDPRVVADPNSPDFSYSLKEEAFFVIGLHPGSSRPARQFKCPTLVFNAHDQFERIREAGRYDNLRQTIRTRDVVYSGSINPMLEDYGQSSEVYQYSGKAYDQAWKCPFLSQHVLPTNHHSAA, from the coding sequence ATGACTGAAGAAGAATCAAATATAGCAACAAGAGAATATTTTGAATTTATACAAAACCGAGAATTCCCTTGCGTTGCTGCTAAAACTGCCCTTACCTGGAATCAGATAAAATGCCTGGTAGTAGACCACTTGGCCTGCCCCAAAGACGATGCCGCCATTCTGGAGTTTATCTATGATTTTGTAGATACCTACCGCACCGCCGATAAGCTCTACCACAGCGCCGCCATCATCTTTAAAGGCCCCGAAAACCCTACGGAAGCCCAGTTCGAAGAGTTTTTCTGGCAGCGCCTGCAGGCGGTATCTAACCTGGATTCCCAGCGCTACGGCTACGACCCGCGCGTGGTAGCCGACCCCAACTCCCCGGATTTCAGCTACAGCCTGAAAGAGGAAGCCTTTTTTGTGATTGGGCTGCACCCCGGCAGCAGCCGGCCGGCCCGGCAGTTTAAGTGCCCCACCTTGGTGTTTAATGCCCACGACCAGTTTGAGCGCATCCGGGAGGCGGGCCGGTATGATAACCTGCGCCAGACCATTCGCACGCGCGACGTGGTGTACTCTGGCTCCATCAACCCCATGCTCGAAGACTACGGGCAATCCTCGGAAGTGTATCAATACAGCGGAAAGGCCTATGATCAGGCCTGGAAGTGTCCTTTTTTAAGCCAACATGTCCTCCCAACTAACCATCATTCCGCCGCGTAG
- the glgP gene encoding alpha-glucan family phosphorylase produces MAFTFRSYAAAPEFYTSAAYFSMEFALDQALKTYSGGLGFLAGSHMRSAYELRQNLVGIGILWTYGYYDQTRNEDQTMRVDYRHKAYSFLEDTGLIFPIIIHGAQVQVKALYLAPEVFGTAPMFFLTTDIPENDYISRTISHHLYDADTAARVAQSILLGTGGGTLLDLLGHQVDVYHLNEGHGLPLAFYLYEKHGRQLAEVQKRLVFTTHTPELAGNEEHPMKLLEDMTFFGNVPAEEVRRIAGVENNVLSYTLAALRMARRANGVSKVHGKVANQMWGSYQGICPIISITNAQNGTYWRDPALHHALTGHHDKALKARKREMKKALFDIVADQTGNLFDPDVLTIVWARRFAGYKRADLILRHFERFQRLLQDTKRPIQMIWAGKPYPKDYGAIATFNGIIQKTKAYKNCAVLTGYELGLSAALKKGSDIWLNTPRFPREASGTSGMTAAMNGSLSLSIADGWIPEFVREGENGFLIPLANINEPEHVKDDVEATGVLDVLEQEILPLYYDKPEQFLELIKNAMHEVEPAFDSGRMAREYYEKMYTV; encoded by the coding sequence ATGGCTTTTACCTTCCGTTCTTACGCTGCCGCGCCAGAATTTTACACGTCGGCCGCTTACTTCTCCATGGAGTTTGCCCTTGATCAGGCCCTGAAAACCTACTCCGGCGGGCTGGGCTTCCTGGCCGGCTCTCACATGCGCTCTGCTTATGAGCTCCGGCAGAACCTGGTCGGCATCGGCATCCTGTGGACCTATGGCTACTATGACCAGACGCGCAACGAAGACCAGACCATGCGCGTGGACTACCGCCATAAGGCCTACTCTTTCCTCGAAGACACCGGCCTGATCTTCCCCATCATCATTCATGGCGCGCAGGTGCAGGTAAAGGCCCTGTACCTGGCCCCCGAGGTTTTCGGCACGGCCCCCATGTTTTTCCTGACCACCGACATTCCGGAAAACGACTACATCTCGCGCACCATTTCCCACCACCTCTACGACGCTGATACGGCCGCCCGCGTAGCGCAAAGCATATTGCTGGGTACCGGCGGCGGCACCCTGCTGGATTTGCTGGGCCATCAGGTAGATGTGTATCACCTGAACGAGGGCCACGGGCTGCCATTGGCGTTTTACCTGTATGAGAAGCACGGCCGCCAGCTGGCGGAAGTGCAGAAGCGTTTGGTTTTCACGACCCACACCCCGGAACTGGCCGGCAACGAGGAGCACCCCATGAAGCTGCTGGAAGACATGACGTTTTTCGGCAACGTGCCGGCCGAGGAAGTGCGCCGGATAGCCGGTGTAGAAAACAATGTCCTCAGCTACACGCTGGCCGCGCTGCGCATGGCGCGCCGGGCCAACGGCGTATCCAAAGTGCATGGCAAGGTGGCCAACCAGATGTGGGGCTCCTACCAGGGTATCTGCCCCATTATCTCCATTACCAACGCCCAGAACGGCACCTACTGGCGCGACCCGGCCCTGCACCACGCCCTGACCGGCCACCACGACAAAGCGTTGAAGGCCCGTAAGCGGGAAATGAAAAAGGCACTGTTCGACATCGTGGCCGACCAGACCGGCAACCTCTTCGACCCCGACGTGCTGACCATTGTGTGGGCCCGCCGCTTTGCCGGCTACAAGCGCGCCGACCTGATTCTGCGCCACTTTGAGCGGTTTCAGCGCCTGCTGCAGGACACCAAACGGCCTATTCAGATGATTTGGGCGGGCAAGCCCTACCCCAAGGACTACGGCGCAATTGCCACCTTCAACGGCATCATCCAGAAAACCAAAGCCTATAAGAACTGTGCTGTGCTTACGGGCTACGAGCTGGGCCTTTCAGCAGCGCTGAAGAAGGGTTCCGATATCTGGCTGAACACGCCGCGCTTCCCGCGCGAAGCCTCCGGCACCAGCGGCATGACGGCCGCCATGAACGGCAGCCTGAGCCTGAGCATTGCCGATGGCTGGATTCCGGAGTTCGTGCGCGAGGGTGAAAACGGCTTTCTGATTCCCTTGGCCAACATTAATGAGCCGGAGCACGTGAAGGACGACGTGGAGGCTACCGGCGTGCTGGACGTGCTGGAGCAGGAAATCCTGCCATTGTATTATGATAAGCCCGAGCAGTTTCTGGAGCTCATAAAAAACGCTATGCACGAGGTAGAGCCGGCGTTCGACTCCGGCCGCATGGCGCGGGAATACTACGAGAAAATGTACACGGTGTAA